The window GGCGTGGGCGGAGCGGGAGGCGGCCGGAGCCCCGGTGGAGGGTGCCGTGGCGGGCCCGGTGGAGCGGGCCGGGCGGGGCAGCGTGCCCAGCCGGCTCGCCCGGGCGAGCCGCCGCTCCTCCGACGTCGAGGCGGGCCGGGGCGCCACCGGCGGGCCGCCGGTCGGGGGCAGGGAGGGCTCGTCGGTGACCAGGTCGGCGGGGATGAGCACCACAGCGGTCAGCCCGCCGCCGTCGGACGGGCGCAGCCGCACCCGGACCCCGTGCCGGGCGGCGAGGCGGGCCACCACGAAGTGTCCGAGGCGGGCGGTCTCGGAGGGCTCGAAGTCGGGCGAGCGGGCCAGCCGCCGGTTCGTGTCCTCCAGCGCGGCGGCGGACATGCCCAGGCCCCGGTCGGTGACCTCCACCGCGTAGCCGTTCGCCACGTGCTGCCCCGAGACCTCGACCCGGGTCTTCGGCGGCGAGAACGCGGTGGCGTTCTCGATCAGCTCGGCGAGCAGGTGGATCACGTCGCCGACGGCCCGCCCCAGCACGCCGGCGGGTGCCACGGTGGTGATGTCGACCCGGTCGTACGACTCGACCTCGGAGATCGCGCCCCGGACCAGGTCGACCGTCGCGACCGGGTTGCGCCAGCCGCGCCCGGGGGCCGCGCCGGCCAGGATGACCAGGTCCTCGGCGTGCCGCCGCAGCCGGGTGGCGAGGTGGTCGACGCGGAACAGCTCCGCCAGCTCGTCCGGGTCCTCGGTGTGCCGCTCCATCCGGTCGAGCAGCGCGAGCTGCCGGTGCACCAGCCCCTGGCTGCGCCGGGCGATGTTGAGGAACACCTCGTTGAGGCCCCGGCGCAGGGTCACCTCGTCGACGGCCGACTGCACGGCGGTGCGCTGCACCGCGGTGAACGCCCGCGCCACCTGGCCGATCTCGTCGCCGCCGTACTCCAGCGGGGGCGCCTCTCGGGCGACGTCGACCTGCTCGCCCCGGCGCAGCCGGGCCACCACGTCGGGCAGCCGGTGCTCGGCCGTCTCCAGCGCAGCCGTGCGTACGCCGGAGAGCCGGTGCGCGAGACTGCGGCCGACCCGCAGCGACACGAGGACCGAGACCACGACGGCGGCCAGGCCCAGCAGCCCGGCGGCGCCGAGGCGGACCAGGATGCGCACGGCCGACGGCACCGACCGCTCGGCGAGCCCGTCGGCCTGCGCCAGCTCGAACTCCCGCAGTGCCTGCTGCACCGCCTGGTAGTTCTCCTGCCAGGCCCTCGGGTCCACGGTCGGCCGGGTGGCGGAGCCGGCGCCCACCAGCTCGTCCTGCATCGCCCGCAGCCGGCCGAAGGTCGCCCCCTCGGTCAGCCGTTGGAACGCGGCGCGCTCGGCGTCCGGCAGGTCGGCGATCGCCGTCTCGGCGAGGAACCGCTGGTTGCCGACGGTCTGCACCAGCTGGAGGTGCTCGCCGTCGGCGAACCGGCCGGCGGTGAACGCCCCGGCGAGCAGGGCGTCGGTCTGCCCGAGCAGCTCCCGGGACCGGCCGAGCCCGGTGACGGCCAGGGCCTGCCGGTTGAGGTCCCGGTCGGGCAGGTTGGCCATCGCCGAGAACGCCTGGAAGGCCGAATTGATCATTCCGCTGTAGAGCCCGACCGCGCCGGCCCGGTCCACCGCCCGCCGGTCGATGAACCCCCGCCCGGCGGGCAGCGCGTCCAGCGCGGTGACCAGCTGGTCGAGCCGGGCGTCGAGGATGTCGTCGGCGGCGTCGCGCAACTCCTCCCCGCCGACCCGCCGGCGCAGCTCCGCGATCGCCCGGTCGGTCCGCTGCCGCTGCTCGGCGAGCCCCGGCGCGTCGCTCTCGCCCGCCAACTGCACCACCGAGAGCCGGCGTTCCCGTTGCAGCTCGGCCACCACCGTCTCGCCGGGACGGCCGAGGTCGTAGAGGAGCGTCCGGGCGGCGAGCAGGTCGAGGGCGGGCCCGAAGGTGAGCGTGGTGGCGAAGATCCAGAGTGCCAGCAGCGCGGTCACCGGCACGACGACCAATGCGGTCAGCTTCGAGCGGATCGGCCAGTCGCGGGTGTTCAATCAGACCTCGCCCGAAAGGTGTGGCTGCGGGGGCGCCGGCGCCGGCCGGGCAGCGTCGCGGTCGGACTGTTCCGGCCCGCGGTGCCGGGCAGGTCCGGCTGACGCCTTGGGCAGGATACGTAATCCTCGCCCGATGCACTACCGTCCGTCGCGCCGGGCCTACCGGACGAACGTCCATGATCGACGAACGCCCCGCCGGGGGCCGGCGGGGCGTTCGTGGGTGGTACGGATCAGGCGTCGACGGAGATGCCGAGGCCCTCGGCGACCCGGCGGCCGTAGTCGGCGTCGCACTGGCTGAAGTGCCAGACCATCTTCTCCTGGATGTGCTTGTCGCACTGGGCCAGCAGGGTGGTGAGGTTGAGGATCAGGTCGTCCCGCTCCCAGTCGGCCATCTCGCGGTAGCGCCGGCCGGCCTGGGAGTAGTTGTTCTGCCGCTCGATCGGGGCCTTCATCACCTGGCCCGAGACGAACGGACGGTACTCCCGGTAGGACTCGTCGGCCTCCCGGAGACCGGCGACCGAGGACGGCTCGAAGTTGATGTGCGGGTTGGCACCACGGTCGTCCACCCCGTACGACATCTGGCCGCCGGTCTGGTTGGTGCTGACCCGCACGTCCTCGCGCGGCCGGTTGACCGGCAGCTGGAGGTAGTTCGGGCCGACCCGGTAACGCTGGGTGTCCGAGTAGGAGAACGTCCGGCCGATCAGCATCTTGTCGTCGGAGAAGTCGATGCCGTCGACCAGCACGCCGGTGCCGAAGGCGATCTGCTCGTTCTCGTTGTGGTGGTCGGTGATGTTGCGGTTGAGCGTCATCATGCCGACCGGCAGGTAGGGGAAGTCCTCCGCCGGCCAGATCTTGGTGTCGTCGAGCGGGTCGAAGTCCAGCTCCGGGTGCTCGTCGTCGCTCATCACCTGGACGTTGAGCTCCCACTTCGGGTGGTCGCCGCGCTCGATCGCCTCGTAGAGGTCCTTCGAGGCGTGACCCAGCTCGGTGGCCTGGATGGCGTCAGCCTCGGCCTGGGTGAGGTTGTGCTCGCCCTGCTGGGACAGCCAGTGGAACTTGACCAGCACGCCCTCGCCCTCGGCGTTGACGAGGCGGTAGGTGTTCACCCCGGAGCCGCGCATCGTCCGGTAGTTCTTCGGGATGCCGTACGGGGAGAAGAGCCAGGTCAGCATGTGCATCGACTCGGGCGTGTTCGACATGAAGTCGAAGATCCGGTTCGGCTCCTGACGGAAGGTGACCGGGTCCGGCTTCAGCGCGTGGATCACGTCCGGGAACTTGATCGCGTCGCGGATGAAGAAGACCTGGAGGTTGTTGCCCACCATGTCCCAGTTGCCGTCCTCGGTGCGGAACTTCACGGCGAAGCCGCGCGGGTCGCGCGCCGCCTCGGAGGAGTCCCGGCCGCCGATGACGGTGGAGAAGCGGATGGTGACCGGGGTCTTCTTGCCCCTGGTCTGGAACAGCTTGGCCCGGGTGTACGTCGACGCCGGCTGGTCGCCGATCGTCCCGTACGCCTCGAACTCGCCGTGCGCGACGAAGCCGCGGGCGTGCACCACCCGCTCCGGGATGCGCTCCCGGTCGAAGTGGCTGATCTTCTCCAGGAAGTGGTAGTTCTCCAGCGTCGCCGGGCCGCGCGAACCGACCGTCCGCTGCTGCTGGTTGTTGTGCACGGGGTGACCCTGACGGGTGGTGAGGATCGGCCTGTTGGCCTGCGGGTCGCTCATGGCTCTCCTCCGGTGGTCGTGGTCGTCCCGCCCAGCTCGTACCGGGCCGGTCCGCCGGCCGGGGCGAACCGGCGCAGCAGGATCCGACCGGCATCACCCCACCCAAGCGCGTTTTCTGGAACGAGTCAAGTTTTGGCGGCCGGTCACGCTGTGTGACTCGTCATGCCGCGGCGGGGAATCAGCGGGGGTCGGGTCCGCCGGGCAGCGGGGTCGGGTTCGTCAGGAAAGTGCACCGGAACGGGATTGGCGGGCAGTGAGCGGAGGGAATACCACCTGACGAAGGAGGAGCCATGTCGCCCACGCAGATAGTCGTCATCGTTCTCGTCGTGCTGGTGATCGCGGCCGTAGCCGTGGCCGCCCGGTCGTACGCCCGCCGCCGCGCGCTGCGGTCGCGGTTCGGTCCCGAGTACGACCGTGCCGTCGCCGAGCAGGACAGCCGGACCGCCGCCGAGCGGGAACTGCGGGAGCGGGAGCGCCGCCACGCGGAGCTCACGCTGACCCCCCTCGCCCCCGAGTCCCGGGCCCGGTACTCCGCCGCGTGGGAGGAGCTCCAGGTCCGCTTCGTCGACTCCCCCGCCGAGACCGTGGGTGAGGCGGACGAACTGGTCACCCGGCTCATCGCGGAACGTGGCTACCCCACCGGCGAGTTCTCCGACCAGATCGCCCACCTCTCCGTCGAACACGCCCGCACGCTGGGCCACTACCGCGACGCCCACGACATCCACCTGCGCAACTCCCGGGGCGAGGCGAGCACGGAGGAACTCCGCCAGGCCGTCGTCCACTACCGCGCCCTCTTCGCAGACCTGCTCGGCGAGGAGCCGGTCGGAGCCCGACCGTCCGAGCAGCACGACCCGGACAGCCAGCACGACGTCACGAGCCGCTAGGAGGATGACCATGCGCCAGGAAGAGCAGCGGGTGGGCAACGAGCACCCCGAGGCCGTCCGCTCCGAGCCGGTGCCGGTGCCGCCTCCGGGCGACCGGTCCGGCCGGGCCGACGTACCCGAGGACGTCCTCGACGACCGGGGCACCTTCGACGATCCGGCGGTCGCCGACCGCGACCGGACCGGCCGCAACCGGACCGGCCGCGACGACGACGAGCCGTCGCGCGACCGGGACGCCGGCCGGGCCCGGCCGGACGACCGGGACGCCGACCGCGACCGGGGCGGGTTCCACGAGCCGGGGCCGGTGCCGACCGCCTTCGGGGCCACCAGCGTCGGCGGCGCGGTCGCCGCGTCCGCCCTGGCCAGCCCCCTGCCGGAGGACGAGCCCGACCCGCGTACGGAGTCGACCGCGCGCCCGGGCGACGGTGCCGTGGGCGGCCCCCGGGAGGGCCGCCGGGCGGACCCGACCGCCGAGTTCCACCGTTCCGTCGGGCTCGGCGACGACCGTTCCGACGACCGGCAGGACCGCCGGGACGGCGCCGAGGTGCTGCCGCCGGACGCCGCAGACGGCCGTCCCGAGCGCCGGGCCGACGTCACCGGGTGGGCCGGCGACCCGGAGGGCGGCGCGGCCGGGGCTGCCGGGTACGGCAGCGCCACGCCCACGATGGTCGACCCGGACGCCGAGCACGCGCCGGCCGGGCGGGCGGCCACCGGGGAACTGGGGGTCGCCGGCACCGACCGGCCGGCGGGCGCGACCGTGGCCGCCGAACCGGCCAGCCTCTTCGACCCGGCGACGGCGCAGGGCTTCCGGGACCGCTGGCGCAACGTCCAGCTGCGCTTCGTGGACGATCCCCGCGCGGCGGCCGGGGAGGCCCAGTCGCTGGTCGACGAGGCCATCCAGGCGCTCTCCTCGGCGCTGTCCGCGCAGAAGAACAAGCTGGGCGGCTGGCAGGACGCCGGCTCCGCCGACACCGAACAGCTCCGGATGGCCGTCCGCCACTACCGCGACTTCCTGGACCGGGTGCTCGGGCGCTGACCCCGGTTCCCCACAGGCGCCCCCGGCCGACCGGCCGGGGGCGCCTCCGCGTCCGGACCCCGCTGTCGGCGGCCGCCCTCCGACACCTCCGGTGAGGCCGTCCCGTCCGTGCCTTCCGGGGTCGGGAAGCAGGGTGCGGGCGGGTTTGGCCGTCGCAGGCGTGAAACTGCGCGTTCGGGGTAATTGCCCGCGCACACTCATCGGGCACGGACGGTCGACGAAGGGTTACCGGGATGGACGGCGATGGCCTGCGGCTGAACATGAACGTCCTGGACTACGGCATCCTGGCGCTCTACTTCATCACGGTGCTCGGTGTCGGTTTCGCCGCCCGGCGGGCCATCCGGACCAGCGTCGACTTCTTCCTCTCCGGCCGCTCGCTGCCCGCCTGGGTGACCGGCCTGGCCTTCGTCTCGGCCAACCTCGGGGCGTTGGAGATCATCGGCATGGCCGCCAACGGCGCCCAGTACGGCGCGATGACGCTGCACTACTACTGGATCGGCGCCGTGCCGGCGATGGTCTTCCTCGGCATCGTGATGATGCCGTTCTACTACGGCTCCAAGGTCCGCAGCGTGCCCGAGTACCTGCGACTGCGCTTCAACCGCCCCACCCACCTGCTGAACGCGCTCAGCTTCGCCGTCGCCCAGGTGCTCATCGCCGGCGTGAACCTCTACGCCCTGGCACTGATCATGCAGGCGCTGCTCGGCTGGCCGCTCTGGGTCGCCATCGTGGTCGGCGCGCTGATCGTGCTGGCGTACATCACCGTGGGTGGGCTCTCCGGGGCGATCTACAACGAGGTGCTCCAGTTCTTCGTGATCATCGCGGGCCTGCTGCCGATCACGATCCTGGGACTGGTCAAGGTGGGCGGGGTGTCCGGCCTGATGGACGCGGTGCGCGAGTCCAAGCTGGGCGAGGCGGGGCTGCACACCTGGCAGGACACCGGCGGCACCGACAACCCGCTCGGCGCGCACTGGATCGGGATCGTCTTCGGGCTCGGCTTCGTGCTCTCCTTCGGCTACTGGACGACCAACTTCGCCGAGGTGCAGCGCGCGCTGTCGGCCAAGAACATGAGCGCCGCCCGGCGGACGCCGATCATCGCCGCGTACCCGAAGCTGCTCATCCCGGTGGTCACGGTGATCCCCGGCCTGGTCGCCCTGGTGACGGTGCAGGGGCTCGGCGCGGAGAGCGGCGACCTGGTCTACAACAACGCGATCCCGCTGCTGATGCGTGACCTGCTGCCCAACGGCGTGCTCGGGATCGCGGTGACCGGCCTGGTCGCGTCGTTCATGGCCGGCATGGCGGCGAACGTGAGCGGCTTCAACACCGTGTTCACCTACGACATCTGGCAGCAGTACGTGCGGCGGGACCGCCCCGACGACTACTACATCCGCATCGGCCGGTGGGCGACGGTCGGCGGCGTGCTGGTCGGCATCGGCACGGCGTTCATCGCCGCCGGCTTCAGCAACATCATGAACTACATCCAGGCGCTGTTCTCGCTGTTCAACGCGCCGCTGTTCGCCACCTTCATCATCGGCATGTTCTGGCGGCGGATGAGTGCGGCGGCCGGCTTCCTCTCCCTGCTGCTGGGCACCCTGGCGGCGCTGGCCACCTACCTGCTCTACAAGGCCGGGGTGGTGCACTTCAACTCCGACCTGGAGGAGAGCTTCTGGGGCGCCGGCATCGCGTTCGTCACGGCGGCCGTCGCCGCCGCCGTCGTCACCCCGTTCACCGCGAAGAAGCAGGACGAGGACCTGCGCGGGCTGGTCTACGGCATGGGCGCCGTCGACGTGAAGGGCGACCTGCTGACCGGGGACGCCGTCTGGTGGCGCTCCCCGGTGCTCCTCGGCCTGATCGCGGTGGCGCTGTCCCTCCTCCTCTACGTGCCGTTCTTCTAGGAAGGGGCGCTCGGCCATGAGCATGGAAAACCTCAACCCGCACGGGCACGACCGGTCGGTCGAGGCCACCGAGGAGGCCCGCCGCCGTTCGGCCGCCGCCCGGCTGTTCGACATCCGCCGGGTGATCGGTGGCCTCTTCACCGCGTACGGGGCGATCGTCACCCTGATCGGCGTCTTCGACGGCGATTCCGCCGTGCAGAAGGCGCAGGGGGTCCGGATCAACCTCTGGGCGGGTCTCGGCATGCTCGCCTTCGGCGTGCTGATGCTGCTCTGGCAGTGGCGCAATCCGGTCGAACCGCCGGAGACCCCCGACGAGGAGCGCTGAGCCGCCCCGCCGACACCCGGCATGGGCACCGCCCCGCCGGGTACGCGAGCAGGATCAGGAGACCACCTGGCGACAGGAGGGCAGCGACATGACGGATCGTGACCGTGACCGACCGCTGGAGGAGAGCCCGGAGGTGGCCGCGGCGGTCGAGGACGACACCGGCATCCCGCAGCTGAGGACCGGCGGCGGCGCCGACCGCGACACTCCGTCGTTCACCGGGGACCGGTCGGGCGGCGACGAGCTGATCGGCGACCCGTACGCCGCCGGCACCGGCGCGACCGGCACCGGCACCGGCGCGGCCCCGGACGACATCCGTACCGGGGCGGAGCAGCCCTGGGAGCCGGAGGACCTGGTCGCGGCCCGGGGGCAGGACATCACGCCGGAGAACGTCGAGCGGGCCCGCCGGGACCTGGCCGAGCTGGGCCGCGCGGCGATCGAGAAGACGGTGCCCTGACCGGCGTACGCGAGGGGCCCCCGGCCCGACCGTCGGACGGTCGGACCGGGGGCCCGGGGAACCTGCCGCTGGAGCGCCTCACCTACTGCCAGCGGCGGGTGGGCTCCAGTCTCAGAGCGCCGGGTACGCGTTCTGCATGAGCTGCGTGAACTGCGCCGGGAACCAGGCGCCCGAGATCGGGGCGTCCGGCAGGGCGCCGCTCATGCTGTTGCCGTTGCGGGCGTTGCCGGTGTAGGTCGGGTCGCACATCCGGTCGAAGCCCTTGCCCTCGTTGTTCGGGATCTCCTTGCTGGAGCCGTCCGACTCGCCCGGGGGCTTCACCCAGACGTAGGCGTCGATGCCCGGCTCCGGCGCGGCCTTCGGGCGCTCGCCCAGGCCGGCCCCGGCCTGGTTGCACCAGTTGCCGGCGTGGATCCGACGGTCCACCCGACCGCCGTTGACGTACGTGTCCACGTTGGTCGTCGCGCCCGGGCCGGTGGGCCGGGCGGTGCCGCCCCAGCCGTTGCGGGACGTGTCGATCAGCATGCCGATCTTCGAGTCGAAGCCCTTGGCGACGAGCTCGTTGCGGAACGCCTGGGCGAACGAGAGCTCGTCCACGTAGAAGTTCCAGTCGATCCACTTCGACTGCCGCACGCTGCTGCCGTTGACGTTGTCGGTGATCTTGATGTACGGCTCACGCAGCGCCGAGTAGTTGGCGGTGTTGACGATGAAGCCGTGCACGTTGTTCACGTTGCTGCCGGAGGCGACGGCGGCGTCCTTCAGGATCTGCGCGGTCGGGCTGAAGTTGCTGTCCCAGCCGATCCAGCCGTGGTGGGCGGCGTCGATGTAGTTGTAGACGTTGCCGATCGCGCCCAGCTTCGACAGGGCGTACCCGACGCCGTTGACGTAGGCGCCGTTGGCCTTCACCGTGTCGCACATCGCGGTGCCGCCGGGGTTGCCGGAGGTGTTGGTCACCAGGTTCGGCAGCGAGTCGATCTCGATGATGTTGACGATCCGCAGGCTGGCGTACTTCGGGTCGGCCTGGATCGCGGCGATCGGGTCGATGTACTCGGCCTTGTACCGGGGCAGCTCGTGAGCCTGCAGCTCACCGTTCGAGGCCAGCGCGGCGCAGTCGCGGCCGGGCAGGTTGTAGATGACGAACTGGATGTAGTTCGCCCCCTGCTCGAGCGCCTTGTCCAGGTGGTTCCGGACGCCCATCGCGCCGTTGGAGCTGCTGTCCGGGGTGCCGTTGATGGCGGCGATCCGGTCGATCCAGACGGCGGTCGGGTTGTTCGACACCCGGCTGCCGCCGGAAACGGACTCGGCCTTGGCCTTCCACTCCGGGTTCACGTACCCCTTGGCGTTCAGGTACGGGTTGTCCACCCGCTGACCGGGGGGCGGCGTGGTGGGCGGCGGGGTCGTCGGCGGCGGCGTCGACGGCGGCGGGGTGCTGGGCGGCGGGGTGGTGGGGTTGGTGCCGCCATTGCAGGTCACGCCGTTGAGCGTGAACGACGTCGGCTTCGGGTTGCTGCCGCTCCAGGCGCCGTTGAAGCCGAGGCTCACCGTGGCGCCGCTGGCCACCACGCCGTTGTAGGACTCGTTCTGCGCGGTGACGTTCTGGCCGCTCTGCGACCAGCGGGCCGACCAGCCCTGCTGCACCCGCTGGCTGCCGTCGGGGAAGGTGAAGCCCAGCGTCCAGCCGTTGAGGGCGTCGCCGGTGTTCTTGATGTTGACGGAGGCGGTGAACCCGCCCTGCCAGTCGCTGGTCGTGTACGACACGTCGCACTGGGTGGCGGCGTGCGCCACGGTGACCGGCAGGGTCACCAGTCCGCCCGCGACCAGAGCGCCCGCGCCGCCGAGCGCGAGGGCCCGGCGGGGGCCGGACAGCCTTCTCCACACATTCATGCCACTGATCTCCTTGGGCGAGACCGGATCCGCGAACGGCCCGGCGATAAGGCCCGATGGGCGTCCTGCGCGGACGTCCGCCGGTACCACGGGTTCTTCGGGGGGTGCCCGACCCGGACGGGCGTTTGGTGGTGGTCCGACCGGCGACGATGGGCCGGTCGGGAGGCGGGACGTCGTCCGGCGGACCGGTGCCCTCGACTCCTGCCTGCGCGGTGTGGCTCCCCGAACCGCGTGCAGCGATTCTTGCATGGGAGCGCTTCCATGGCAATGCCTCGATGTGGTGGGGAGCGGCCGGAGGGGACGCCCGGTGCCGGCGGGCCGGACGGGACGGGACGCGACCACCGGCGCGGGCACGCGCCGCGCGACCGGCCCTCCGGGTGCCGGGAGGGCGGGAACCACCCGAGCCGGTCGGGCGCGTCACCAAAGCGGCGTAGCTCCCCTACCGCCCTTAGCCTCCATAAATACCAAAACACGAATCTTTCCCTGCATAGCTCGTGAATCGGTCTAACGTCGTCCGTAGCTCGGTTGTCACCGGGCTCTAGGACAACAGGGATGGAGTGACGCAGGTCATGGCAAACAAGATGCTCGGGAAGGTCGTTGCTGGCGCGGCCCTCGGTGGCGCCTCCTTGCTCGTGTTCACGCCGGGGATCGCGTTCGCGGACGGCCACCACGACGACGAGGGCAAGGTCTACGCCAAGCCGCACGTCGTCAGGGCGGGCGAGACGGTCAAGCTGCTCGAGGTCTGCCCCGACCGGCAGGAGCACGCCTTCGTGTGGTCGAAGGTCACCGGCAAGGTCGAGCTCAAGCCGGCCGAGGGCCGCAACGACTGGCGTGGCGGGGAGGAGGACTCCCGCGACCACGACAAGGGCAAGGACCACGAGGACAAGGGCAAGGACCACGACAAGGGCAAGGACCACGAGGACAAGGGCCGCGACCACGGCAAGGACGACAACGGCAAGGACGAGACGCCCAAGCCGCAGCCGTCCGCCACTGCCACCGCCACCGGACAGCCGAAGCCGCCGACCAACGGCCAGGGTGGCGGCGCCGCCGACGCCGGCGCCGAGGGCGAGCGCGACTGGAAGGGCTACGAGCACGGCCAGGACGCCGAGGGCGACCGCGAGGGCCGCGAAAAGGGCCACGACAAGGGCGACCGCGAGGGCCGCGAGAAGGGCCACGACAAGGGCGACCGCGAGGGCCGCGAGGGTCGCGAGGACAAGTACGGCTCGGGCAGCAACGGCTCGGACGAGTACGACCGCAAGGGCCACGACAGCGGCTGGTCGGACGAGGAGTCCGAGGGCAACGGCAAGGACGAGGACCGCTGGGAGCACAAGCGGGACTTCATCTACTACGGCGAGGCCGAGGTCTCCGAGGACGCCAAGCCGGGCCGCTACGAGCTCAAGGGCTCCTGCGGCGAGGGCGAGCTGGTCGTGCTGCCGCGCGGTGGGGTCGACGGTGGTGACGGTGGCGTCGCCGCCGGCACCGACCGGGGCCTGGCCGCCGGTGGGGCGAGCCTGATCGGCGCGGCGGCCCTGGGCGGCCTCGTGCTGATGCGCCGGCGTCGGACCGATGAGTCCTTCGTCTGACATGACGGCGACACCGGCCGGCGGCCGTCACGGGACACCGTGGCGCGCCGCCGGCGCGGCCGTCGTCGTCGTGGTCGCCATGGTCGGCGCCGGTCTGATCGGCGCCTCGGCCAAGACCGGGCCCGCGCCCCGCCCCCCGCAGCCCCTGGCCGCGCCCGCCAGCACCGGGCCGGCGGACGCCGACGTGCCGAACCCCGACGCGGACCCGGACGTCGCCGGCACGGGCCTGGCGCGCTCCGCCCCCACCACGATCGCCATCCCCCGCATCGGGGTCGACGCCTCGATCATGTCGCTCGGCACCAACCCGGACGGCACCGTCCAGGTGCCCCCGCTGGAGCAGGCGCAGCTGGCCGGCTGGTACGAGCCGGGGCCGAGCCCGGGTGAGATCGGCAACGCGGTCATCGTCGGGCACGTCGACTCCGCGGAGATCGGGCCGGCGGTCTTCTTCTCCCTCGGTGCCCTGCAACCGGGCGACACCATCATCGTCACCCGGGAGGACGGGCAGCAGGCCACCTTCACGGTCGAGTCGGTCAAGGCGTACCCGAAGACGGAGTTCCCGACCGAGCAGGTCTACGGTCCCAGCGACCGGCCCGGCCTGCGCGTGGTCACCTGCGGCGGGACCTTCGACCAGGCCGCCGGCAGCTACCCCGACAACGTGGTCGTCTTCGCCTCCATGCCGGCGTGAGCCGGCAACCACGCGGCAGCCTCCACCGGGGGACACGACGCGGCCCGGCCGATCGGGAGACCGGCCGGGCCGCGTGCCGTACGCGTCAGGCGGCGGCGGAGGTCCGCACCAGGGTGCGGATCTGGCGCAGCAGCACCGACAGGGCGGCGAGATCCGCCCGGGACTCGTCGAACTCCCCCATCGCCCGCTCGGCGCGGTGGATCGACGTGGCGTTCGACTGCTCCCACTGGAGCACCCGCTCCTGCGGCGACAGGCTGCCGGCGGTGGAGTCGAGCACCTCCGCGGTCAGCGCGGCCAGCGCGGCGTACAGGTCGTAGCGCAGCGCCATCCGGGCCAGCGTCTGCCAGCGGTCCTCACGCGGCAGCAGGGAGATCTTCGACAGCAGCGAGTCGACCCGGAACCGGTCGGAGAGCACGAAGTAGACCGAGGCCACCTCGCCGACGTCCCGCCCGCTGCTCGCCGCGGTCTCCACCACGTCGAGCAGGCCGAAGCTGTACATCAGCCGGGTCGCCTGCTCGGCCAGGTCACGCGGCAGCCCCCGCTCGGTGAGCGAGTCGATGTGCGCCGCGAGGGAGTCCCGCTCGCTGCCGTAGAAGCGCTCCTCCAGGTCGGGCAGGAGCTGGGCCACCCCGTCGCGCAGCCGGGCGATCTCCGCCGGCACGTCGATCGGCGACCGGCGGTTGGTCACCAACCACCGCACCGCCCGGTCGACCAGCCGCCGGGTGTCCAGGTACACGCTGGTCTGCAACTCCGGGTCGACCTTGTTGTCCAGGTCCTCCACCGCGTCCCAGAGCGCGCCCAGCCCGAACACCTCGCGGACCACCACGTACGCCCGGATGACGTCCGCCGCCGGGGCGGCCGTCTCCTCGACCACCCGGAAGACGAACGAGATGCCGCCCCGGTTGATCGCCTCGTTGACCAGCACCGTCGTCACGATGTCCCGGCGCAGCCGGTGCTGGCCCATCCGGTCGGCGAACCGCTCGCGCATCGGCGTCGGGAAGTAGTTGACCAGGACGTCGGTCGTCCACT is drawn from Micromonospora sp. NBC_01740 and contains these coding sequences:
- a CDS encoding sensor histidine kinase; translated protein: MNTRDWPIRSKLTALVVVPVTALLALWIFATTLTFGPALDLLAARTLLYDLGRPGETVVAELQRERRLSVVQLAGESDAPGLAEQRQRTDRAIAELRRRVGGEELRDAADDILDARLDQLVTALDALPAGRGFIDRRAVDRAGAVGLYSGMINSAFQAFSAMANLPDRDLNRQALAVTGLGRSRELLGQTDALLAGAFTAGRFADGEHLQLVQTVGNQRFLAETAIADLPDAERAAFQRLTEGATFGRLRAMQDELVGAGSATRPTVDPRAWQENYQAVQQALREFELAQADGLAERSVPSAVRILVRLGAAGLLGLAAVVVSVLVSLRVGRSLAHRLSGVRTAALETAEHRLPDVVARLRRGEQVDVAREAPPLEYGGDEIGQVARAFTAVQRTAVQSAVDEVTLRRGLNEVFLNIARRSQGLVHRQLALLDRMERHTEDPDELAELFRVDHLATRLRRHAEDLVILAGAAPGRGWRNPVATVDLVRGAISEVESYDRVDITTVAPAGVLGRAVGDVIHLLAELIENATAFSPPKTRVEVSGQHVANGYAVEVTDRGLGMSAAALEDTNRRLARSPDFEPSETARLGHFVVARLAARHGVRVRLRPSDGGGLTAVVLIPADLVTDEPSLPPTGGPPVAPRPASTSEERRLARASRLGTLPRPARSTGPATAPSTGAPAASRSAHAGTGPARPAPAGAAPGSAPGGADTGGPAPVEAVGEIDGLPRRVRRRPPAVRPRHPDTTGEHSSAGDASGRRSALDGPTLRQPVIASPAPRSPEEARRIMSALQAGTARGRAAATGTTPRQAAPATDRPDPPRADPSPTPADPPSADPNPTPAEQPVDTEPRTATERDA
- a CDS encoding sodium:solute symporter family protein, which encodes MDGDGLRLNMNVLDYGILALYFITVLGVGFAARRAIRTSVDFFLSGRSLPAWVTGLAFVSANLGALEIIGMAANGAQYGAMTLHYYWIGAVPAMVFLGIVMMPFYYGSKVRSVPEYLRLRFNRPTHLLNALSFAVAQVLIAGVNLYALALIMQALLGWPLWVAIVVGALIVLAYITVGGLSGAIYNEVLQFFVIIAGLLPITILGLVKVGGVSGLMDAVRESKLGEAGLHTWQDTGGTDNPLGAHWIGIVFGLGFVLSFGYWTTNFAEVQRALSAKNMSAARRTPIIAAYPKLLIPVVTVIPGLVALVTVQGLGAESGDLVYNNAIPLLMRDLLPNGVLGIAVTGLVASFMAGMAANVSGFNTVFTYDIWQQYVRRDRPDDYYIRIGRWATVGGVLVGIGTAFIAAGFSNIMNYIQALFSLFNAPLFATFIIGMFWRRMSAAAGFLSLLLGTLAALATYLLYKAGVVHFNSDLEESFWGAGIAFVTAAVAAAVVTPFTAKKQDEDLRGLVYGMGAVDVKGDLLTGDAVWWRSPVLLGLIAVALSLLLYVPFF
- a CDS encoding catalase, coding for MSDPQANRPILTTRQGHPVHNNQQQRTVGSRGPATLENYHFLEKISHFDRERIPERVVHARGFVAHGEFEAYGTIGDQPASTYTRAKLFQTRGKKTPVTIRFSTVIGGRDSSEAARDPRGFAVKFRTEDGNWDMVGNNLQVFFIRDAIKFPDVIHALKPDPVTFRQEPNRIFDFMSNTPESMHMLTWLFSPYGIPKNYRTMRGSGVNTYRLVNAEGEGVLVKFHWLSQQGEHNLTQAEADAIQATELGHASKDLYEAIERGDHPKWELNVQVMSDDEHPELDFDPLDDTKIWPAEDFPYLPVGMMTLNRNITDHHNENEQIAFGTGVLVDGIDFSDDKMLIGRTFSYSDTQRYRVGPNYLQLPVNRPREDVRVSTNQTGGQMSYGVDDRGANPHINFEPSSVAGLREADESYREYRPFVSGQVMKAPIERQNNYSQAGRRYREMADWERDDLILNLTTLLAQCDKHIQEKMVWHFSQCDADYGRRVAEGLGISVDA